CATCGTATATCGAAACCATTTTGTCTTCTGCCCCGATCAGGAGGACTTCGGTTTTGCCATCAGTAAGCAAAGAGAACTTGGCATCGTGCAATCGAGATGGATGTGCGGTCGTATGTACGAGGGTCATGGCCTATAACGACAGGCAAAGTGTGAGTGATGAGAAGCAAGGAGACAAACTGATCAACTCACCGTGTCGTACACGTCTATCGTGGAACCGCAGAGAACTATGAAACGAGAACCATCGGTTGACCACCGTACAATCTCGCCCTCTAAGCAACCAAGTGTGTCAGGGAACTAGAAGGAAGATATATGAGACGGGACTGACCTTTTCCCAGTTTAGTACTGGCACATCCCTTTCCACGCATTAGATCCCACATTCTCAGCGTTCTATCTCTTCCCACACTGAGTGCAAGTTTGCCCGACGGATGCACAGCAATGCAATTTACGCGTCCCTTGTGCCCTTTGAGAGCCCTTAAAACTCTCCAATCACGGGCATGGAACAGGCATAATGTCCCATCCTCAGAAGCCGATAGCAGATGTGACCGAGACGGGAAGTGAAGATGGGTAATTGAGCCTTGTCAACAGACGGGGGTTTGAGTCAATTCCGACATTGAAACTTCTACCTAAGTACACACCTTCGTGATGCATTAGTCCCCCGATCTCTTTTTTCCTCCTCAAATCCCATACTTTGATGATCTCATCTGCACTGCCGGTAGCAAGCCATTTCCCTCCGCTCGGTGAAGCAGCTACGGCTTTTATACATGAGACGTGGGCAGGAAAAATGAACATTGGCTTGAGAGTAAATTGTAGTTCTTTCGAATCAGAGAGTGAGGTGCTCCCCTCTAGACCGTAGAGTAACTTCTCATACGATCCAGCCACGATCTTGAACTTTCTTGGAGGTGAAGAGACGGTATTTGTTGCATGAGAGGGCTCCTCCTTCTGTTTTCCTTTACTTTTTGAGGACGGTGTCGGTTCTACTTGAACGTTTTCTTTGCTCTTTGCATTTTGCTTGTTCGGTGGTGGTAAGCCTTTGAATCGAGTGGCTTTTAGTTTTGGAAGAGGATCTTCTATCCGTGCTCTTTTTACATGTTTGTGGAGAGCTTCTGTCGTGGGTGCGACCATGCTGGGAAGAGGAACGGAATTTGGCGCGTCGaaatttgtttttttttttttcgttcttGACGCAGAGGCAATGTCATGCGCGTTGCCCGCCTCCTTCTTCGCCGCTGCCTGTCTACTTCATCCTTCGACCCACGGAACGCAATACACGAGAAGAACTCGAGCATTAATGCCTTCGTTCATATCTCTGATTGTCCTCCCACTATAGAGGCTGAAACTTCTTCTCAATCTGCATGTTCAAAACCCTTGCAATGGACTACTGTTGCTGTCAAGGACAACATATGTACTTCTGACATGCCAACGACGTGTTCATCTGCTATGCTAGAGAGTGGGTAGATTGTGCTGTAGTAACAGAAGACGACAACTAATTCTCCGGACAGACTTCACTTCACCTTTTGACGCGACGGTGGTGAAATTGCTCAAACGTGCCGGTGCTGATATCGTAGGAAAAACGAATTGCGATGAATTTGGGATGGGGTAAATGATCTGCTAGATTCCTGGCTCCTACGCGAAGATATGAACTACTTATCCAGGTCGTTAAATACCCACTCTATCCACGGCCCCGTTATCAATCCATTCCAAACTTTACGTTCGGCAGCATCGGTTTCCTGGAGAAACCGCGAGAAACGAACTGCAGGGGGGAGCTCTGGTGGAAGTGCAGCGGCTGTTGCTGCTGATATGTGTGATATGTTGGTGCCGTGGCTATTGTCATTTTTGCGTCGTGTGGTCACTCAACGTACGGTCTGTAGAGCGTTAGCGACCGATACAGGAGGGTCTATAAGACTTCCTGCCTCATATTGTGGCGTCGTGGGCTTAAAGCCATCGTATGGTCTCATTAGCAGGTATCTTGATTGGTTGTCAGAGCTTCTTCTGGAATCTAATTCGCGTCAGATGGGGTGTAGTGTCGTATGCTGACAGTTTGGACTGTGTTGGGCTGATGGCAAAgagtacctttcaagttcgaCGTGCTTTTGGTATGCGCCTATCGGTCTCTACCCTTTATCGATTAACGGCTCCTCCCAGATGTTCTCGAGACTCCGGATCCTAACGACCCCACCTCAGTATCGAAAAGACTAAGGGAAGCTACAGCCGGGGTTTTACGAGAGTTTTCTCCTCTTAAGCGCCGTTCGCCGTTCGAGGATAGCCAGCTAAGAGTGGGAGTACCTCAAGTATGCCTTTTCTTATCATACATCGCGTCGATGTAAACTCATCGACCCCAGGAATATTTTGCGCAAGAATTATCCCCCTCTATTTATAATTCGGTTCGAACAATTTTGAAGGCCCTCAAGGATCTCGGCGCTCAGATCATACCTGTATCCCTACCATCCACGTCCTATGCTCTCAGTGCCTATTATGTTCTTGCGAGCGCCGAGGCTAGCAGTAATCTAGCACGGTACGATGGAATCGAGTACGGTAAGAATTACAACATTCATTACCTGCGTGCAAGCTAAATTCTTCATATAAAGGTACCAGGATCCCCCTTCCCCCGGGTTCCGATTCGAGGAAGGCCTCGAAAGTATATTCTCATAC
Above is a genomic segment from Marasmius oreades isolate 03SP1 chromosome 4, whole genome shotgun sequence containing:
- a CDS encoding uncharacterized protein (BUSCO:EOG09262UAS), coding for MRVARLLLRRCLSTSSFDPRNAIHEKNSSINAFVHISDCPPTIEAETSSQSACSKPLQWTTVAVKDNICTSDMPTTCSSAMLENFTSPFDATVVKLLKRAGADIVGKTNCDEFGMGSLNTHSIHGPVINPFQTLRSAASVSWRNREKRTAGGSSGGSAAAVAADMCDIALATDTGGSIRLPASYCGVVGLKPSYGLISRWGVVSYADSLDCVGLMAKSTFQVRRAFDVLETPDPNDPTSVSKRLREATAGVLREFSPLKRRSPFEDSQLRVGVPQEYFAQELSPSIYNSVRTILKALKDLGAQIIPVSLPSTSYALSAYYVLASAEASSNLARYDGIEYGTRIPLPPGSDSRKASKVYSHTRTQCFGDEVRKRLLLGTYALTADAFDNYFLQAQKVRQLVRNDFDRVFRWPNLRTAEGLSSSSLSAEGVDVLIHPSAIRTAPLLPRETASTATKSSMDPLDTYLQDVLTVPASLAGLPALNIPVPTIQDDNVSADSDQDGWPVGVSIVGQWGCDRLVMDLGMVVEVAMLSSNTQ